From Lysinibacillus sp. SGAir0095, the proteins below share one genomic window:
- a CDS encoding NCS2 family permease — MERFFKFNQYETTIGKEISAGFISYITVAYIIIVNATILSVTGIPMEAGILATILTSFFGCLVMGIWGNTPLIIIPGMGLNAMFTYTIVQSGGFTWQEALAMVFVSGLIFVVIAFTPLARVITSAIPNSLKEAITIGIGILLILIGFENAGIITSSDHTLLAIGDLSSPTVIVTFIGLIITILLFIKNVPGNLLLSIIITSFLSIWIGGATFEAGAFSMPAFHEYLEVFGQLSWGQAGNIIFWLTSLSFAMVIVFENIGLIHGQSNLLNRPESSKKSLQATSVSVLSSGIFGTSPSVASVEAAAGITAGGRTGLTSIVTGLLFLLSILFIPVIKIIPASAVSPILILIGLLMLQNIVHLSMEDLTESFPALLIIVLIPLTYSIADGMAVGFILYPLIKLLMGRGKEIHPALYMIAILFVSNMVIQYVF, encoded by the coding sequence ATGGAGCGGTTTTTTAAATTTAATCAGTATGAGACAACGATTGGAAAAGAAATTTCTGCAGGTTTTATTTCATACATTACAGTGGCCTATATCATTATAGTTAATGCGACGATTTTATCTGTGACAGGAATCCCGATGGAAGCAGGGATCCTTGCAACGATCTTAACCAGTTTTTTTGGCTGTCTTGTCATGGGGATCTGGGGCAATACCCCGCTCATCATTATTCCTGGAATGGGTCTTAATGCGATGTTTACCTATACCATTGTTCAATCCGGGGGCTTTACATGGCAGGAAGCGTTGGCAATGGTTTTCGTTTCTGGTCTGATTTTTGTTGTTATTGCCTTTACACCATTGGCAAGAGTGATTACTTCCGCAATTCCAAATTCCTTGAAAGAAGCCATTACCATTGGAATCGGGATTTTGTTGATCCTAATTGGTTTTGAAAATGCCGGCATTATTACAAGTTCTGATCACACGCTACTGGCGATTGGGGATTTAAGTAGTCCGACAGTCATCGTAACTTTCATTGGGTTAATTATAACAATTCTATTATTCATAAAAAATGTACCAGGTAACCTATTATTAAGCATCATCATTACGTCTTTTCTATCCATTTGGATAGGAGGGGCTACTTTTGAGGCCGGGGCCTTTTCAATGCCCGCTTTTCATGAATACCTTGAGGTGTTTGGTCAATTATCTTGGGGACAAGCCGGTAATATTATTTTCTGGCTAACATCCCTTTCTTTTGCCATGGTGATAGTATTTGAAAATATCGGATTGATCCATGGGCAAAGCAATTTGCTGAACCGCCCTGAAAGCAGCAAGAAATCTCTCCAGGCTACTTCTGTTTCAGTTCTATCATCAGGAATTTTTGGGACGAGTCCCAGTGTAGCATCCGTGGAAGCAGCTGCAGGAATTACAGCCGGAGGAAGAACTGGCCTTACGAGCATCGTTACAGGATTGTTGTTTCTGCTTTCTATCCTGTTTATACCGGTGATTAAAATAATTCCGGCTAGTGCAGTTTCGCCAATTCTAATCTTAATAGGGCTTCTTATGTTGCAAAATATTGTTCATCTTTCTATGGAAGACTTAACAGAGAGCTTTCCAGCACTTTTAATTATTGTCTTAATTCCATTAACTTATAGTATTGCTGATGGAATGGCAGTCGGCTTTATTCTCTATCCACTCATCAAGCTCTTAATGGGGAGAGGCAAGGAAATCCACCCTGCACTCTATATGATTGCGATTTTGTTTGTGAGCAATATGGTTATTCAATACGTCTTTTAA
- a CDS encoding LysR family transcriptional regulator — MDIKQLRYFIAIAEEKNITAAANRLHMSQPPLSIQLKQLEDELGVKLVERSGKRIELTDKGNVLYHRALNLVGSIEEIKNEIQETEEGNKGVLSVGINTLPVSGFAEMLKSFHRSYPLVTLKVVQNDSVYLAELVKSRTIEMAFIRLPLEHRGLTYHHLVQEPLVFLSNKESPNISLKDISHMPFIIPSFEGLGLYNTILNAFSSQQVQLNSVMECSDMNVILEMVKAGIGATIVPKSIVNVYGAKNLYSTPIINADLTSSLGVIWLEDHFVSRPAKNFMELVKEYYRSLSL, encoded by the coding sequence ATGGACATTAAACAGTTGCGTTATTTTATAGCCATAGCTGAGGAGAAGAATATAACGGCTGCGGCTAATCGACTACATATGTCCCAGCCCCCTCTTAGCATTCAGTTGAAACAATTGGAAGACGAGCTGGGAGTGAAATTAGTTGAACGAAGTGGTAAGCGAATTGAATTAACCGATAAGGGTAATGTCCTCTATCATCGAGCGCTTAATCTCGTGGGCAGTATCGAAGAAATCAAAAATGAAATACAGGAAACAGAAGAGGGCAACAAAGGGGTACTTTCTGTCGGAATTAATACATTACCGGTGTCAGGGTTTGCGGAAATGCTCAAATCCTTTCATAGAAGCTATCCACTTGTGACTTTAAAAGTTGTTCAAAATGACTCCGTTTATTTAGCGGAATTGGTTAAATCCAGGACAATTGAAATGGCATTTATTCGTCTTCCACTAGAACATCGTGGATTAACCTATCATCATCTCGTTCAAGAACCCCTGGTGTTTTTGAGCAATAAGGAATCACCCAATATTTCGTTAAAAGACATTTCCCATATGCCGTTTATTATTCCAAGTTTTGAGGGATTAGGACTCTATAATACGATTCTCAATGCATTTTCAAGCCAACAGGTTCAACTAAATAGCGTGATGGAGTGTTCGGATATGAATGTCATATTGGAGATGGTGAAAGCCGGAATAGGGGCAACCATCGTGCCAAAGTCGATCGTGAATGTCTATGGAGCGAAGAATCTTTATTCCACACCAATCATCAACGCCGACTTGACCTCATCTTTAGGCGTCATCTGGCTTGAAGACCATTTTGTCTCTAGACCTGCGAAAAATTTTATGGAGCTGGTGAAGGAATACTATAGAAGTCTCTCCCTTTAG
- a CDS encoding pyridoxamine 5'-phosphate oxidase family protein: MSDIIKQEDIETLRELIKDIDMAMLTTATEEGLVSRPMKTQEVEFDGDLWFFTKKDTNKYHEILQNQDVNVAYVGKSYVSVRGRAEIVEGLDKKKELWSTVYEKIMQTSYDDPNLILLKVNVEAAEYWESGNFIKKIAFYYKRMTGQSSKSTDINETLELNN, encoded by the coding sequence ATGTCTGATATTATAAAACAAGAAGACATTGAAACATTACGTGAGCTGATCAAAGATATAGACATGGCTATGTTGACTACGGCTACTGAGGAAGGGCTAGTTTCTCGTCCCATGAAAACACAAGAAGTCGAATTTGATGGCGACTTATGGTTTTTCACTAAAAAAGATACGAATAAATATCATGAAATATTACAAAATCAAGATGTGAATGTAGCATATGTAGGTAAATCCTATGTTTCCGTACGTGGAAGAGCAGAAATCGTTGAAGGTTTGGACAAGAAAAAGGAATTGTGGAGCACTGTATATGAGAAAATCATGCAAACCTCTTATGACGATCCGAATTTAATCTTGTTAAAGGTAAACGTGGAAGCAGCCGAATATTGGGAGTCCGGAAATTTTATAAAAAAAATAGCCTTTTACTATAAACGCATGACAGGGCAAAGCTCTAAATCGACAGACATTAATGAAACACTTGAACTGAATAATTAA
- a CDS encoding DUF1801 domain-containing protein: MSEPKMKETGNSVVEFIESVENDKKKADAYQLLEIFEEVTGYDAKMWGPSIIGFGSYHYKYASGREGDAPLVGFSPRKAKISLYLVYESEERDKLLEGFGKYTKSKACIYINKLADIDTNVLKELIKHTVETYQNLYPNE, encoded by the coding sequence ATGTCTGAACCGAAGATGAAAGAAACCGGCAATAGTGTAGTGGAATTTATTGAAAGTGTGGAAAATGACAAGAAAAAGGCAGATGCCTATCAGTTATTAGAAATTTTTGAAGAGGTAACGGGGTACGACGCAAAAATGTGGGGCCCGAGTATTATAGGTTTTGGTAGCTATCATTATAAGTATGCCTCAGGACGTGAAGGCGATGCGCCTTTAGTGGGGTTTTCACCGAGAAAAGCTAAAATCAGTCTATACTTGGTCTATGAAAGTGAGGAAAGGGATAAATTATTAGAAGGTTTTGGTAAATACACGAAGAGCAAGGCTTGTATTTATATTAATAAATTAGCTGATATCGATACCAATGTTTTAAAGGAATTAATTAAGCATACAGTCGAAACATATCAGAATCTTTATCCCAATGAATAA
- a CDS encoding DUF2750 domain-containing protein, whose amino-acid sequence MNNTEIEAVHNLSASKRYEYFIKKVADFGEVWRLYDDGWAISEEVNGNPLMPFWPKKEFANLCAVDEWKNYKAEQIELEDFMQKWLPGLKSEGIQPSIFWNNVDSAVLDIDTLILDLEDEIKKY is encoded by the coding sequence TTGAATAACACAGAGATCGAAGCAGTTCATAATCTTTCTGCATCAAAAAGGTATGAATACTTTATAAAGAAAGTAGCTGACTTCGGGGAAGTGTGGAGATTGTACGATGATGGGTGGGCAATCTCAGAAGAGGTTAATGGAAATCCTCTAATGCCTTTTTGGCCAAAAAAAGAATTTGCCAATTTATGTGCAGTTGATGAATGGAAGAATTATAAGGCCGAACAGATAGAACTTGAGGATTTTATGCAGAAATGGTTACCTGGTCTGAAGTCAGAGGGTATCCAACCTTCAATATTCTGGAATAATGTGGACTCTGCAGTGTTAGATATTGATACATTGATCTTAGATTTAGAAGATGAGATAAAAAAATATTAA
- a CDS encoding GGDEF and EAL domain-containing protein, which translates to MKYTWRIILTTILITSNSFIFSNLKLDQHFTLAIIIFIANAGIGWIIGYQLDKYIFSKKELGTTMVTLNDYTFALESVSLGIGITNENGQFEYVNQAHQNLYGYTLKEFLTKNWTDCYSSEAIEELNIKAIPQLLKYGEWQGETIGIRKDGSSFPQEILISNIENTQKMICIVRDITEQKQYLNYIEHIAEHNDLTKLPNRRKLQSDINIIKRDTNDTSLLFIDLDRFKMVNDTLGHNFGDELLIKIAERLVAIQNESIRIYHLGGDEFIVLIKNGNHEYIENIAVEVIDHLKTPYHIFGKEIIITCSIGISRFPEHTNNYDELIDLADTAMYHAKMDGKSTYKFFNEDLSKRLERNSTIESELRKAISKEELYINYQPKCNLVNSKLVGFEALIRWNNPRLGIVSPAEFIPIAEDTGLIIDIGKWIINEVLSQMNLWQSKGYPMVKISVNVSQRQFKENDLVNYIQTCLASHNIDANFFEIEITESLIADFNLIIPQLTALKDLGIGISIDDFGTGYSSLNFINILPIDTLKIDQSFVKALLSNKKNSILAKTIIDIGVNLDLVIIAEGIETKEQLNKLVELNCFFGQGYFFSKPLDALEIESTYLRKNET; encoded by the coding sequence ATGAAATACACTTGGAGAATAATACTAACTACAATTCTTATCACATCAAATTCTTTTATATTTTCAAATTTAAAGCTAGATCAACATTTTACCCTCGCTATTATTATTTTTATAGCAAATGCTGGGATTGGATGGATTATTGGTTACCAGCTTGATAAATATATTTTTTCAAAAAAAGAGCTTGGGACTACTATGGTAACCTTAAATGATTATACGTTTGCATTAGAGTCTGTTTCGCTTGGGATAGGTATAACAAATGAAAATGGGCAATTTGAATATGTAAACCAAGCGCATCAGAACCTTTATGGGTATACCTTAAAAGAATTTTTAACCAAAAATTGGACAGATTGCTATTCTTCAGAAGCAATTGAAGAATTAAACATTAAAGCGATTCCTCAATTGTTAAAGTATGGAGAGTGGCAAGGTGAAACTATAGGAATAAGGAAGGATGGATCTAGTTTTCCACAAGAGATACTCATTTCTAACATTGAGAATACACAAAAAATGATCTGTATAGTTCGGGATATAACAGAACAAAAGCAATATCTCAATTATATAGAGCATATAGCGGAGCATAATGATTTAACAAAGTTACCTAATCGTCGGAAGTTACAATCCGATATAAATATAATTAAAAGAGATACAAATGATACATCATTATTATTTATTGACTTAGATCGTTTCAAAATGGTGAACGATACACTTGGTCATAACTTTGGTGATGAATTATTAATTAAGATCGCTGAGAGACTAGTTGCTATTCAAAATGAATCTATTCGAATTTATCACCTCGGAGGAGATGAATTTATTGTTCTTATAAAGAATGGTAATCATGAGTACATTGAAAACATTGCGGTTGAGGTTATCGATCATTTAAAAACACCCTATCATATCTTTGGAAAAGAGATTATTATCACATGTAGTATAGGAATTTCTCGTTTTCCAGAACATACAAATAACTATGATGAACTAATTGATTTGGCAGATACAGCGATGTATCATGCAAAAATGGATGGTAAAAGCACGTATAAGTTTTTCAATGAGGACCTTAGTAAAAGGCTCGAAAGAAACTCAACAATTGAGAGTGAATTAAGAAAAGCAATCTCTAAAGAAGAATTATATATAAATTATCAACCTAAATGTAATTTAGTTAATTCTAAGTTAGTTGGTTTTGAAGCCCTAATAAGATGGAATAATCCACGATTAGGTATCGTCTCTCCTGCCGAGTTTATCCCAATTGCTGAGGATACAGGCTTAATAATCGACATAGGAAAGTGGATTATTAATGAAGTTCTTAGTCAAATGAATCTATGGCAATCAAAAGGATATCCAATGGTTAAAATATCTGTAAATGTTTCGCAAAGACAATTTAAAGAAAATGACCTTGTAAATTATATTCAAACTTGCCTAGCTTCTCATAACATTGATGCTAATTTTTTTGAAATTGAAATTACAGAAAGTTTAATTGCAGACTTTAATCTTATTATTCCACAATTAACAGCTCTTAAGGATTTGGGAATAGGTATCTCTATTGATGATTTTGGAACTGGCTATTCATCACTTAATTTTATAAATATATTACCTATCGATACATTGAAAATCGATCAATCATTTGTCAAAGCACTTTTATCAAATAAAAAAAATAGTATATTGGCAAAAACTATTATCGATATTGGTGTGAACTTGGATCTTGTTATTATTGCTGAGGGAATTGAAACAAAAGAACAACTAAACAAACTCGTAGAATTAAACTGTTTTTTTGGACAAGGTTATTTCTTTAGTAAACCATTAGATGCTCTTGAAATAGAATCAACTTATCTTAGAAAGAACGAAACTTGA
- a CDS encoding aspartyl-phosphate phosphatase Spo0E family protein — translation MASTLKCCHNIDKIQILRTELIKSGMDYGLDHPTTIKISQTLDKLLNECLVGCNSAIRTN, via the coding sequence ATGGCGTCTACTTTAAAGTGTTGTCATAACATAGATAAAATCCAAATACTTAGAACAGAACTAATAAAGAGTGGCATGGATTATGGTTTAGACCATCCTACTACTATAAAAATAAGTCAAACACTTGATAAGTTGTTAAATGAATGTTTAGTTGGATGTAACTCTGCAATTAGAACTAACTAA
- a CDS encoding TetR-like C-terminal domain-containing protein codes for MFYLFLNVFIELYGAKTEHDNMAAYVTSFITYGIYGWIEEWIVRGMQESGVHVGTPLKIRNELIKKVLPAIINFVHK; via the coding sequence TTGTTTTATCTGTTTTTAAACGTGTTTATCGAGCTTTATGGAGCCAAAACCGAACATGACAATATGGCTGCCTATGTTACATCTTTTATAACTTACGGAATTTATGGCTGGATTGAAGAATGGATTGTTCGTGGCATGCAAGAATCAGGAGTGCATGTCGGAACTCCTCTCAAAATACGGAATGAACTAATCAAAAAAGTTCTTCCAGCTATCATTAACTTTGTACACAAGTAA
- a CDS encoding DUF2268 domain-containing putative Zn-dependent protease (predicted Zn-dependent protease with a strongly conserved HExxH motif), which translates to MNNIELINLIPKFLDFYERANLEWLDDEERWKLWKEHYNFAAVPPGEEGQKIAKSLFYGAWEKYKKNINYIENWKENLTIVENCLEKVKSLLGYDKPINLVLIYFVGGFENNAFVAPYDQERLALCIPIECGDSDITLSHELTHVVHSKTANLTTNWERTIASTILQEGLATQVSKFIVPGKPDEKYIEHKHGWFNSCKLVREEIIKGIVPYLEDSSSEVITKFTFGTGTTNHDREVYFVGWEIVTALLEQGVTFKEIASVQEEEIPNYLRERYSLLN; encoded by the coding sequence TTGAACAATATTGAACTTATAAATTTAATTCCGAAATTCTTGGATTTTTACGAGAGAGCAAACCTTGAATGGTTGGACGATGAAGAACGATGGAAGTTATGGAAAGAGCATTACAATTTTGCGGCTGTACCTCCAGGTGAAGAAGGACAAAAGATTGCTAAATCCTTATTCTACGGGGCTTGGGAAAAATATAAAAAGAACATAAATTACATTGAAAATTGGAAAGAAAACCTAACAATTGTTGAAAATTGTTTAGAAAAAGTAAAGTCTTTATTAGGTTACGATAAGCCAATTAACTTAGTTTTAATTTATTTTGTAGGTGGATTTGAAAATAACGCCTTTGTAGCTCCATATGACCAAGAACGATTAGCTCTGTGTATCCCAATTGAATGTGGAGACTCCGATATAACACTTTCTCACGAACTTACTCACGTTGTTCATTCTAAGACTGCTAACTTAACAACAAACTGGGAGAGAACGATTGCTTCAACAATTTTGCAAGAAGGATTGGCAACACAAGTAAGTAAGTTTATTGTCCCTGGTAAACCAGATGAAAAGTACATCGAACATAAGCATGGATGGTTCAATTCTTGTAAATTGGTGAGGGAAGAGATTATAAAAGGAATTGTCCCATATTTAGAAGATTCTTCTTCTGAAGTTATTACAAAATTTACATTTGGCACTGGAACTACTAATCACGACAGGGAAGTATACTTTGTTGGCTGGGAGATAGTAACAGCTTTATTAGAACAAGGAGTCACATTTAAGGAGATTGCAAGTGTCCAAGAAGAAGAAATCCCAAATTATTTACGTGAGCGTTATTCTCTACTGAACTAA
- a CDS encoding DUF3231 family protein: MPKHVFEALINVFHSLFDEENKHLLHVGEVMSCWTYLTVLEESVALEQLAINTTEDKELNDLLHKTLDVCSSQAARLKVFLQQEGIPLPPASEPKPFSDPRAIPLGAKMTDTEISNLVGVKLAAGVSLCASGAAQSVRNDVGLMFFEFQTELMRYGAILKSIMKKRGWLKVPPYYFPPGNPKS; the protein is encoded by the coding sequence ATGCCCAAACATGTATTCGAAGCATTAATCAATGTTTTTCACAGTCTGTTTGATGAAGAAAATAAACATTTATTACATGTTGGCGAAGTAATGTCCTGTTGGACTTATTTAACCGTCTTAGAAGAATCAGTTGCTCTTGAACAACTTGCTATAAACACAACAGAAGATAAAGAGCTAAATGATTTACTTCATAAAACATTAGATGTTTGTAGTTCGCAAGCTGCTAGACTTAAGGTTTTTCTTCAACAAGAAGGTATCCCCTTACCTCCCGCCTCTGAACCCAAGCCTTTTTCTGACCCAAGAGCTATTCCTTTGGGAGCAAAAATGACTGACACAGAAATCTCCAATTTAGTAGGAGTAAAGTTAGCTGCAGGAGTTTCATTATGCGCTTCAGGTGCAGCACAATCCGTGAGAAACGATGTTGGTTTAATGTTCTTCGAATTTCAAACTGAATTAATGAGATATGGTGCTATTTTAAAATCAATTATGAAAAAACGGGGTTGGCTTAAGGTACCTCCGTATTATTTCCCTCCCGGAAATCCAAAAAGTTAA
- a CDS encoding aspartyl-phosphate phosphatase Spo0E family protein: MSKRVYPGQAFSYYCIHPSTRTVTQLKPISKSFKIKKHLFCYCRILFILYIQKGISFFFLFVHSIKIQKLRCELIKTGMENGLNHPSTVKLSQALDKVLNECFIIRHSATKHN, from the coding sequence GTGTCCAAAAGAGTCTATCCTGGGCAGGCATTCTCATATTATTGCATCCACCCTTCAACCCGAACAGTTACTCAGTTGAAACCAATATCAAAATCATTTAAGATTAAAAAACATTTATTTTGTTATTGTAGAATATTGTTTATATTGTACATACAAAAAGGAATTTCCTTTTTTTTCCTTTTTGTACATTCAATTAAAATACAAAAACTTAGATGTGAGTTAATAAAGACTGGTATGGAGAATGGATTAAATCATCCCTCTACTGTTAAACTAAGTCAAGCGCTTGATAAGGTATTAAATGAATGTTTTATTATTAGGCATTCTGCAACTAAACACAACTAG
- a CDS encoding calcium/sodium antiporter: MAYILLIVGFVLLVKGADLFVDGSSNIAKLLRVPTILIGLTIVAFGTSSPEATVSIIAALEGSADVSLGNVVGSNIFNITLVVGVAAFIYPLRVERETIRKEMPFTLLACVALLILMSDIALQGSNSNLLTRSDGLIFILFLSIFMYYVIEIGLKSRKDTADEPVPEDLRWGKNILITILGLAAIIFGGNLVVDNGTEIAYSLGMSETLVGLTIIAIGTSLPELVTSISAALKKESEIALGNIVGSNIFNILFVLGASASISPLAANDKIFIDVILMIVLTIVLLVFSRTSFMVGKWEGFVLIATYIIYLAYIILRN; this comes from the coding sequence ATGGCTTATATTTTATTAATTGTAGGCTTTGTATTGTTGGTAAAAGGAGCTGACCTCTTTGTTGACGGATCTTCCAATATTGCTAAACTGCTCCGGGTTCCGACTATTTTAATTGGGTTAACCATTGTGGCTTTTGGAACAAGTTCACCGGAAGCGACTGTCAGTATTATTGCAGCACTGGAAGGAAGTGCAGATGTTTCACTGGGTAACGTAGTTGGAAGCAATATTTTTAACATTACCCTTGTTGTAGGTGTGGCAGCATTTATATATCCTTTGAGAGTTGAAAGGGAGACCATTAGAAAAGAAATGCCATTTACATTACTCGCATGTGTGGCATTGCTAATTCTTATGAGTGATATTGCATTGCAAGGATCAAATAGCAACCTGCTTACACGCAGTGATGGATTAATCTTTATATTGTTCTTATCCATCTTTATGTACTATGTAATTGAGATTGGACTAAAAAGCCGAAAAGATACAGCAGACGAACCAGTTCCTGAGGACCTCAGATGGGGGAAAAATATATTGATTACAATATTAGGATTGGCTGCAATTATATTTGGAGGGAATCTGGTAGTAGATAACGGTACAGAAATTGCTTACTCTCTTGGTATGAGTGAAACATTGGTGGGGTTAACGATTATTGCAATTGGAACATCCCTTCCTGAACTTGTCACTTCCATCTCTGCTGCACTGAAAAAAGAAAGTGAAATCGCGCTTGGAAATATTGTCGGGAGTAATATTTTTAACATCTTATTTGTACTTGGTGCCTCGGCTTCTATTTCCCCATTAGCAGCAAATGATAAAATATTTATTGATGTCATTCTTATGATTGTACTGACCATTGTGTTATTGGTTTTCTCAAGAACCAGCTTCATGGTCGGAAAGTGGGAAGGATTCGTGCTTATCGCCACCTACATTATTTACTTAGCGTATATTATATTACGGAATTAA
- a CDS encoding DMT family transporter: MSQQTLANMLLIVINAFWGLSYVFMKLGLGSLQAFNIVGLRFLLAFLIAGILFYKCLMLVTRKVMISSLMLGTVLFGVFTFVTFGVSMTSASNAGFLVSLTVIFVPLINCLLVRRLPTWQIFIGLIFILTGIGLLTLKQSLTINLGDLLCIVGALLYAIFIILTGKLTKEDDPLTLGILQLGVAGVLAMICSVLFENPSLPSTSKSWIAILGLGILCSAVGFIGQTIAQKYTSSTHTGLIFALEPIFAAMFAVIFLKEVFMLKDIISCSIVILGIVIAQVNMEALSKLVFNYKNLFIVRKRDSDIRK, translated from the coding sequence ATGAGCCAACAGACATTGGCAAATATGCTATTGATAGTTATCAATGCTTTTTGGGGGCTATCATATGTATTTATGAAGTTAGGGCTTGGTTCACTCCAAGCCTTCAATATTGTTGGGCTTAGATTTTTACTGGCTTTTTTAATAGCCGGAATACTATTTTACAAATGTTTAATGTTAGTTACTAGAAAAGTAATGATTTCTTCTCTGATGTTAGGAACCGTATTGTTTGGTGTTTTCACCTTTGTGACATTTGGTGTCAGTATGACATCAGCCTCTAATGCCGGATTCCTTGTAAGTCTTACAGTTATATTCGTACCCCTAATCAATTGTTTATTAGTTAGACGTTTACCTACTTGGCAGATTTTCATTGGTTTAATATTTATTTTAACAGGCATAGGGTTATTGACATTAAAACAATCATTAACAATAAACCTTGGAGATCTTTTATGTATTGTGGGTGCACTGTTATATGCAATATTCATCATTTTAACAGGAAAATTGACTAAAGAAGATGATCCACTGACTCTTGGTATATTACAGTTAGGTGTAGCTGGAGTATTAGCGATGATTTGTAGTGTCCTATTTGAGAATCCATCTTTACCATCTACATCAAAATCTTGGATAGCTATTTTGGGACTAGGGATACTTTGCAGCGCCGTTGGATTTATAGGTCAAACAATCGCCCAAAAATATACATCCTCTACACATACCGGTTTAATTTTTGCACTTGAACCCATTTTCGCAGCCATGTTTGCGGTCATATTTTTAAAGGAAGTTTTTATGTTAAAAGATATTATTAGTTGTAGTATCGTTATTCTGGGCATCGTAATCGCACAAGTAAATATGGAAGCATTATCTAAATTAGTTTTTAATTATAAAAACCTATTTATAGTGAGAAAAAGAGATTCGGATATTCGAAAGTAA
- a CDS encoding flavodoxin family protein — protein sequence MTIAVIYGGSRPNGNTESLTKLVTEGIVVEEIYLKDYSIEPIVDKRHAEEGFPEVNDDYNSIIDRILPHDIIIFSTPIYWYSMTGTMKNFVDRWSQTLKDPKYPDFKSIMASKKAYVIAVGGDEPYIKGLPMIQQFQHIFDFVGTTFEGYIIGEGNRPGDISQDLKALSAAEQLKKKLQ from the coding sequence ATGACAATAGCAGTTATTTACGGTGGTAGCCGTCCAAACGGAAACACAGAATCGTTAACAAAGTTAGTAACTGAAGGCATAGTTGTAGAAGAAATATATCTAAAGGATTATTCAATTGAACCTATAGTAGATAAGCGTCACGCTGAAGAAGGTTTTCCCGAAGTGAATGATGATTATAACTCCATCATCGATCGTATTCTTCCGCATGATATTATTATTTTTTCTACTCCAATTTATTGGTATAGCATGACAGGGACAATGAAGAACTTTGTTGATCGATGGTCACAAACTTTAAAGGACCCAAAATATCCTGATTTTAAGTCTATAATGGCTTCCAAAAAAGCATATGTCATTGCAGTGGGTGGAGATGAGCCATACATTAAAGGTTTACCAATGATTCAGCAGTTTCAACATATCTTTGACTTCGTAGGTACAACTTTTGAAGGGTATATTATTGGAGAAGGAAACAGACCAGGTGATATTTCACAGGACTTGAAAGCACTGTCTGCAGCGGAACAGCTAAAAAAGAAATTACAATAA